Part of the Sphingobacterium sp. LZ7M1 genome, TCGCGGTAGTTCACCGTAATCCAATAGCCATAAAGTTTTGCAACGGCATATGGACTTCTTGGATAAAATGGAGTGGTTTCACTTTGAGGAACAGCCTGAACTAGCCCATAAAGCTCCGATGTAGAAGCTTGATAGATACGGGTATGTTCTGTCAATCCTAGCAAACGGACAGCCTCAAGGATCCTTAGCGTTCCAAGTCCATCGGCATTTGCAGTATATTCTGGGGTATCAAAGCTCACTTTAACATGGGATTGTGCAGCGAGGTTATAAATTTCAGTAGGTTTCGTTTCTTGAATGATCCGGATCAGGTTGGTTGAATCCGTAAGATCGCCATAATGCAGGACGAAATTACGTCCTAATTGGTGCGGATCTTGGTACAAATGGTCGATACGGTCGGTATTAAACAAAGAACTTCTTCTTTTCAATCCATGCACGACATAGCCTTTTTTTAATAAAAACTCTGCTAAATATGCTCCGTCCTGTCCGGTAATACCGGTAATGAGAGCAACTTTATTACTTTCTTGACTCATTCTGATTGTTATAACTTGACAAATATAGAGATTTCAGACAAACGATTGAGAAAAACCTTACCGAAACCTGATAAAATGGCTTGCATAAAAAAAGCCGTAGATTTCGCTACGGCTTACATTCAAAAAATTCTTTTTGTGGAATTATTCTCCGGCTCTACTAAATTTAAGAACCAAGTTTCCAGTTTTACCGTCATTCAAATCTACCGGCAAACGCATCTCCAAGGAGTTTTCATCAGCATAAGACAAATCCAAACGGTAACCACTTGTTACGTTAGAAGCTTTGTCTCCAGCATAGATTTTCTTGAATTGGAATGCAGGCTGACCACCTGTTTTACCGGGATTGAAGATAGACCAAACAATGGTACGTACAGTTCCACTAGCACATAGGTTTCCATCCGCATTAAAGGTGATGCTTCCTCTTTGGTTTCCGCCAGGAAGGTTCCATAGCGAACCGATGAAACA contains:
- a CDS encoding lipocalin family protein, producing the protein MHKRIISFLSLLTALLVLGSCGAPRKGATGGTESGTVSATGPSASQWRSGVKGTWTLNSVTRENIPSSYTVKNMFDEAPVDCFIGSLWNLPGGNQRGSITFNADGNLCASGTVRTIVWSIFNPGKTGGQPAFQFKKIYAGDKASNVTSGYRLDLSYADENSLEMRLPVDLNDGKTGNLVLKFSRAGE